The following proteins are encoded in a genomic region of Desulfomonile tiedjei:
- a CDS encoding CsbD family protein gives MKSGTRDEVEGKLHQVKGKIKEIAGQVSMNPDLEAEGKGEKSDGKVQEKLGQVKKLFDK, from the coding sequence ATGAAATCGGGAACAAGAGACGAAGTAGAAGGCAAGTTGCACCAAGTAAAGGGCAAGATCAAGGAGATCGCCGGGCAAGTGAGCATGAATCCCGACCTGGAAGCCGAAGGCAAAGGCGAAAAGTCGGACGGGAAGGTTCAAGAAAAGCTCGGCCAGGTCAAGAAACTTTTCGACAAGTAG
- a CDS encoding SGNH/GDSL hydrolase family protein, whose product MKTKASLAIRILLTVSLLLGASNALAGPFGEIVIFGDSLSDNGNFVLFDDQPMPDPELYWEGRFSNGPVWVEYLTDPDHFDTNLTDRAFGGAQTDGLTPPGLIEQVRAYILVTNPPLSPTNLYMIWIGGNDFLNGDGDFQGAINNINDAMADLVDNGAMFMLILNLPDMGAIPDTLGSTEAPDATAFSVNFNTALATMIDAFSAAHPGIGIYEFGVDDLFVEVRNNPSAFGFTNVTEPAPKLASPNNFDDSGYLFWDDVHPTTHMHALIADRVYADLDAQLPADIVDTPAQEDESSSCFIQAMAWE is encoded by the coding sequence ATGAAAACGAAAGCATCCTTGGCTATCCGTATTCTTTTAACGGTATCACTTCTGCTGGGTGCATCGAACGCCCTGGCAGGACCCTTCGGTGAAATCGTCATCTTCGGGGACAGCTTGTCGGACAATGGAAATTTCGTGCTGTTTGACGACCAGCCTATGCCTGATCCGGAATTGTACTGGGAAGGCCGTTTTTCCAACGGACCGGTGTGGGTCGAATATTTAACCGACCCAGACCACTTTGACACCAATTTAACCGACCGAGCGTTTGGTGGTGCCCAAACCGATGGATTGACACCGCCGGGGCTGATCGAACAGGTGAGGGCGTATATCCTGGTGACGAATCCCCCGCTGTCGCCGACGAACCTGTATATGATCTGGATCGGAGGAAACGATTTTCTGAACGGGGATGGGGATTTTCAAGGGGCCATCAACAATATCAACGACGCCATGGCCGACTTGGTCGACAACGGGGCCATGTTTATGCTGATTCTCAATTTGCCCGATATGGGCGCCATACCGGACACGCTGGGATCGACCGAAGCCCCTGATGCCACTGCGTTTTCCGTCAACTTCAATACGGCCCTGGCAACCATGATCGACGCATTCAGTGCCGCTCATCCAGGCATAGGCATCTATGAATTTGGCGTCGATGATCTCTTCGTTGAAGTGCGTAATAACCCGAGCGCCTTCGGCTTCACGAACGTGACCGAGCCGGCACCCAAGTTAGCCTCCCCGAATAATTTCGATGACTCAGGGTACCTTTTTTGGGATGACGTGCACCCGACCACCCATATGCACGCCCTGATTGCAGACCGAGTATACGCCGATTTAGACGCACAACTCCCAGCCGATATAGTCGACACCCCTGCGCAAGAGGACGAGAGCTCTTCATGCTTTATACAGGCCATGGCTTGGGAGTAA